In Mycobacterium sp. Aquia_216, a genomic segment contains:
- a CDS encoding DivIVA domain-containing protein, translating into MALTPADVHNVAFSRARIGKRGYSEQEVDLFIDLVEQELTRHIEEDAELRHRNAELRNRDGGLKKREAELAQREAILHEHEAEVRRHEVEIRKHEDQIRHQESQLAHRGTPLPQQVAQLRYREAQVAQREAQFAQHEAEVAQHEAQLAQRESELRRREADLNQWESDLRQHEAELEQQESQLAERESELEQQEAELHHLLEQPHAVASGAEAAPGQVARQQLRAVPRPAAVNGSAHLEETRAVAAVHGRHDMERMAIRAVTDTLGNTLTETVHERTRRSEATAAVASEGSSELDRLKQENAELARSLGLLKSAAALLAAALDQP; encoded by the coding sequence ATGGCTCTCACGCCGGCCGATGTTCACAATGTGGCGTTCTCCAGGGCGCGCATTGGTAAGCGTGGCTACAGCGAGCAGGAAGTCGATCTGTTCATCGACCTGGTCGAGCAAGAGCTGACTCGCCACATCGAGGAAGACGCCGAGTTGCGCCACCGCAACGCCGAGCTGCGCAACCGCGACGGGGGGCTCAAGAAGCGGGAAGCCGAGCTCGCCCAGCGGGAAGCCATTCTGCACGAGCACGAGGCCGAAGTCCGCAGGCACGAAGTCGAAATTCGCAAGCACGAAGACCAGATCCGCCACCAGGAGAGCCAGCTCGCCCACCGGGGAACGCCGCTTCCCCAGCAGGTCGCCCAGCTTCGCTATCGGGAAGCCCAGGTTGCGCAGCGTGAGGCCCAGTTCGCCCAGCACGAGGCTGAAGTCGCGCAGCATGAAGCCCAGCTCGCTCAGCGGGAGTCCGAGCTGCGCCGTCGGGAAGCCGATCTCAACCAGTGGGAGTCCGATCTTCGCCAGCACGAAGCCGAGCTAGAGCAGCAGGAATCCCAGCTAGCCGAGCGGGAGTCGGAGCTCGAACAGCAGGAGGCCGAACTGCACCACCTGCTGGAGCAGCCGCACGCGGTCGCCTCCGGCGCGGAGGCCGCACCCGGGCAGGTGGCGCGCCAGCAGTTGAGGGCCGTGCCGCGGCCGGCCGCGGTCAACGGGTCCGCGCACCTCGAGGAGACGCGGGCTGTCGCCGCGGTCCATGGGCGACATGACATGGAGCGGATGGCGATTCGGGCAGTCACCGACACGCTCGGCAATACGTTGACCGAAACCGTCCACGAGCGGACCCGCCGGAGCGAGGCCACCGCGGCCGTCGCCTCCGAAGGCTCCTCCGAACTCGATCGATTGAAGCAAGAGAACGCGGAACTTGCCCGCTCGCTGGGCCTGCTCAAATCCGCCGCCGCGCTGCTCGCCGCCGCACTCGACCAGCCGTAA